Genomic DNA from Nitrosarchaeum koreense MY1:
TGGTGTGAATACTTCTGGATTTTGGTATCTTGAATAAATTACAAATATGAACGCCATTACTGCAAATCCTAAAACAATTAGTTTTTTTCCACTGCTGGGATATTTCTCTTCCAATATTTTTTTGTAATTTGTTTATGAATTAATTCTATTCTCTTGCTTGCATTGATCTTGGCTGTAATTTACGCATGAATCTGCCGTAGTTGGAATTTTAATTGTTATTTGTTGATTTTGTATCTTTGTTTTGATTGTTTATGATCTGGATCTGAGAAAAATTATTTTTAAATATTTTTTATAAAGTCATGAAAAATTCTCACAAGTTAAAATGATTATCCTTAGTATCTTTATAAGCAGTGAACCGAAATGTAAATTGCATAACAATGGAAATTGATCAAGCACAAGAACCAGATTATGAATCAGTAAAAATCGACTATGTTGGATTTGTAGATCCTTATGCAGTTGAAGGAATGCTTGTCCTCAAAGGCGATGATGACAAAGAGTTTCACATGAGAGCATTTTCTGGCGAGGTTGCAAGACACATATCCAGTTTTGTTGACAGCTCGGCTGAATCAGTTCCGTCCATTTACAAAATGATAGAAGAGATTTGTGAAGAAAACGAGTTGATACTAGTCAAGGTCAAGATTTATGAAAGTGGCGAAGTGTTGCGCGCAAATCTGTACTTTACTGGAAAAAAGGATCTTGTATTGCGAAATTATCGAGCATCTGATGCCATGGCATTAGGGGCTTTGTATAACATTCCAATTCTAGTACGTAAAAATCTGCTAAAAGAACACATGGAAGCATAAGTGACATTTGATCTAAAATAAAATTAATCTACCAGTGCAAACTATCCAAACCAAGTGACTGAGACTAGAGTAAATGATGCATTAGACATGTTAAACATTTTTGCAGATACTATTCGTTCTACTGTTTCTGAGCTTGAAAAGCAAATAGCAAATAAAGAAGACGGCGAGATTAAAAGAACTTTTGAAGTGTTTATGGACATGGAGATAAGCAGAATCTATGTAATTGAGGAGATAATTCGCAAACTAGAGTCTGATGAATAACTAGTTTATCTTGATGATTCCAATTTTGACTAGATGTTCTATTCCACTGATAAAGTCCGTCTCTGTAATCTTGTCTTCTGACCACCACTTTGCATTGTTTCTTACCCACAATGGTATCTCTTGAGTAAAAATTCCAGTCGATTCTCTGACTTCACTCACCTTGATGATGTCTTTTTGCACCAAATACTGTATTCCAATTACAAAATCTCTGTCAGTAATTGTTCCACTTGACCACCACTTTGCATTTTGTTTTATCCATTCAGGTATATCTTGCTCTGCTGGTTTTTCTGATATTGGTTCAAAGATTGGTTGAGGTGTCTCTAAAACTGGAGTAGTGT
This window encodes:
- a CDS encoding bifunctional nuclease family protein codes for the protein MEIDQAQEPDYESVKIDYVGFVDPYAVEGMLVLKGDDDKEFHMRAFSGEVARHISSFVDSSAESVPSIYKMIEEICEENELILVKVKIYESGEVLRANLYFTGKKDLVLRNYRASDAMALGALYNIPILVRKNLLKEHMEA